The following nucleotide sequence is from Cellulosilyticum sp. I15G10I2.
TATTTCTACCCAATAGTACTGTATGAGTTTTATTTCATCTGCAACATCACCTGAAATCTCTGCATACAAATAAACATGCTCAGCAGTTGCTTCTGATAGCTGATTAACAGAAAAAGTATATTTATTGCGTATTTGATCCTCTGCCTTTACATAATAGTTTTTCTCTGCATCCCACTCATACTTTTTGTTTGCTTCATTTAAGGTGTCTACTTGAGTATGGGTGGTGACAGCTACCCGATAAGTGGTATTTTCACCCGTTGGCCTCGAATCCACAATATGTACCGCTTCAACAATAGCAGGTCCCAAGGTCACATATTCATTAAGCTGAAGCTTCTTAGGCAGATGAAAATCATAAGTGAGATATTGTTCTTTTATTTTTGCACTTGCAGCAGGCGTTAAATAATCACCTATAAGTTTTAAAAGATTTTCTTTATATGCCTTATAGGTCTCCCAGTACGCACTGTCAACCTTTGAAGGATTTTGATTGAGCAGCAAAACCTCCTCTTCTGAGAGTGAAAAATAAGTTTTAAAAAACAATTTGAGTCCCATTTCTACAACTTCCTGCCCTTGGACCTCGCTGTCAGATTGCTCTCTAACACTCTCAGTAAACTGCGGAAAAGGTGTAGGTGTTATTTTTGTACATCCTGTTAATAAGCCTATCATCAGTAGTATAACCCTTTGATATATCTTTTTCATCGTTGACCCCCTTTCAATCATTAACTTTTCTCATCGTTTTTATTTTAACTTTAATATTTTGAGTCGTTACATCTAGAATGGATTGGTTAGAAAGTTTGACTCTGCCTTGTGTATAGTGTAAGGCATTTTTTGTGTAAGGCCCGAATATTACAGCTATATCTTTATTATCGCTATGACTAGATGGATCTTTAAACTGGGTTATTTTAAGCGCGTCTAGGATGGCTCTTAAAAGCATTTTATCCGAAGCTTGTATGCTAAGCAGTATATCCGGGTTATGTATAATAGTAACGTCTGTAGTACTACCTGATAATCTCAAGCCTACATCTTGTCCTAACATGATATTATCTCTTGCTCTTACATCAGTATTGCTGCTATGATCATATCCGCCTATGATAATAGCTCCTTCTATACTCAGCTTGCCTTTTATTTTTACATTACCTTGACTGATAATAATACCTTTAAATAGGCTGCCGCTAGTTCCTGTAACCTCTAATACATTGGAAGAAGGATTAATAATAATAGAAGGATAAGGTCTGTTCCCTTGTTCATCTTCAACATAATATTTATCAATATCAATGCTTCCGCCATTAACTACTTGTATAGGTGTTTCATAAGACCAGCTTTTATCACTCATCCCTCCTAAATCTACGACTTGTTCAAAACTTAAATTTCCAGGAGCTTTTGTTGCCTCGTTAAATGATCCATAAAAAATACTTCTTTTAGATAACATATAGCCTCTTAATCCCCTATAATCCTTTGTCAAATCTGGCCAATCAGGATCACTTAGATCCTTTATATAATGTTTATAATAGCCTTCTGAAAGATTAGCGGCACCATATTCTGCTATATAATATTTATTGAAACTGTCAAACATTTCTTGGATATGATCATATTTTTCATCCTTTGATCTGCCTGTCAGATCTTTTATAGATTTTGCCGAGCCACCTGTATAAAAAAACTTCAAAGCTTCTTCTTTATTTCCTAAATGAAAATTATTATAGGTTTTTGTAAACCCATTCGCTGACACAAAAGTCCCATTTGGTGTATATGTCTTTCCCTCTATGTTACTAATCGTTACTTTATCTTTCTTGATATTTTCATATAACTGCGCTTCACTATCTAAATAACTAGGGTTTCCAGCTGGGTCAGGGGGCACTTCACTATAACCTGTAAAAGAACTTACATCTTGGAAAGGTTCCCCAATGCTTTCCCATAAAGCATAAAAGATGCCTTTTCCAAAATCAATAAAGGGCTGTCCATTTATAAACATACCATCTGCCTTAATAAAAGATAAAGAATCGCCTCTATTAAAAATTCCACTGCTTGTATTAGGATCTCTGAATTCTCTGGTTCCTACTTTTAACGTAGGCCCAAGGGTACCATCCGAAATACCAAATATACTGCCTTCATTGCATAAGATACTGCTGTCTTTTACGTATTTATCTATTTTAACATCATTATCAACAAAGATATTGCCATCTACACGTATTTTATTGCCGCTTACGACACGCTCACCATCCCAAGGGCTTTGATTAGGTCCTCCCACATAGAAATCATCATAAATGGCCAGTGTATTCGCAACAATATCTCCCTCCACGTTAATGGCTGATTTGATTGCTTCTGCACTATCATTATATTTATCTAGATCAGTATTAGTCCCCTCCGCATTTAGTGCCCACCCATGGGTGGTCGCTACATTGTTCACACAATAAATGCTGCCTGTATTTGTTGTATAATTATCCCCGCTCGTATAACTGGCAGCACTGGCTGGCGCCAGCATCATTATTTTATTGCTGATAATAATATTACCTTGACTATAATAAGAACTCTCTGGTCTTGAGGTTACGGTTGTCAAGGTCGCTGATGGTGATTTCACTTCTAAGCGCCCGCCGTTACTTGCAATAATCCCTCCTATTTCATTCATGTCAGGTACTTTGAGTACAGGTTCACCCCCTACAGTTTGCAGGGTTGTCTGCCGGCTTGTCCCTTTAACCCTTATATCCCCTATAACAGTAAGTTTAGCCCCCTCTGTTATAACAACATCCGAAAAACATGTAATTGCGCTATCTAGAATCTCCGGTGGGTTATAAAGCCAATTATAAGCTTCATGTATTTCATTGTCTATTTCACTGGGAACTTCTATCGTAATGATTGCCTCTACCCTTTTAATGTCTTTGCCATCAGCTGTTTTGGCACTAGAATCGATTATAAAGTGTGACGTATTTACTGGACTTGCCGCTTTAAATGCTATAGTAATCTGAGTAGGCGATGTCTCTGTCTGCCCATCCCCTTGAACCTGATACTTCACTTCTTTATCAAAGTAATTTGCAGCTATAAAGTCATAGATCTTAGTATGTAAAACGCTCGCCACTACTTTTTTATCAATTAAAAACTTATCACCTTTATACTGCATCTTTTTAAGTGCCGCTTCATTACTTGAATAATAAAAATCTTCATGCTGTCCACTTAGTCTCACTTCGTTTAGATCGGTTAAGGGCTTTAAGTATTGATCCCGTATTTCCTGAATAAAAATGGGGATTTGTGCCTGTATGGCTTTGTTAACCGTATCCGCTCCCTTTTCTACCCCAGATTTAGCCAGATAGTAGGTATTGCTCGTATTTTTTTGCATATATACCATATCCCACTGCATGCCAGCTACGTTCATACTGGTTCCTACGATCAGCATCATCACTAGGATAAGGATGGTAGTGATAAGCATCGCTTCCCCTTTTTCATTTTTTCTGCAGCCCCTTGCTTTCAGCTTCATCCTTACACCCCCTTAGTACGCTGGACTTTCAAAAGTATAAACATCCATCATTGTTTTAACAATTTTACCGGACAAGCCAAGTCTTGGCGCCTTATCACGAATAATAACTGCAATTAAGTAATCATCTTCTCTATCGAGTGCGGTAATTCTTTCTATTGTTGTTTTCTTACCTTGATTGTCCGATATGATAAGATGTATTTTATTATCAAACTTCCCTAGATCCTCTTCGTTCATCAATATTTTAAGATTTATAAAAAAATCTGTATGATTAATAAACTTGAGAACTGCTGGCTGCAGTGTACCTAGATTAAGCGATCTTATATCTAAAATAACTATGGCCGTCCCTGTTGTGGCTAAGGACGTATCACTCTTTTCAATGGTATAGGTATAGCCTTTCTGGCTTGAGGGCACACGTGTAGTAATACTGTTTTTCTTAAACTGAACTGCTTGTCCTAACTGTGTAAAAGATGTACTTGATTCTAGGAGCACACCGCCCGTTTCCATTTTAAGGTCTAAGAGACCAACATCCACAATCTGAGTGGTACGCGCATCCGTCTCTGTATACGCAGGAATAAACTGTTTAAAAAACAATTCATCCGTAAATAAGTTTTTATGTTCTTTCCCCAGCTTGAATGTTGGAAGTTTATCTAAATCATCCGATCCTAATTGATAAGTTTCATCTGTATAAAATTTCACTGCTTTTTCTAATACATCGGCGGAAATAACTATTTTCTCCTCAACCTCTGGTATGTCTTTTATATTCCATATCGCTGCTTCATAGGCATATTGATCTGTAGGATACTTTTTATTAAAATCTTCTGCTGCAACTTCAAAAAACTCATTAAGAGAATATAAATTTGCTTTGTTTGAGTAGCTGGTTTCTATTTTCCTCACACCAATTAAATCTTTTTCTAACTGCTGCTTGATCTCATCTAGTAAGTTTTCTGCATAAAAGGTACTTTGACTGATACTTTCTGCTTCTTCTCTCATTTTAACTGAAGCTACAAATGCTTGTGATATTGGCAAAATACTGATAGAAACTATAAATAAACATACTGCTACTTCTACATAAGACATGCCTCTACTATTATCTGATTTTCTTAACATCTTTTCACATCCTTACTTACCTTTTAAGTAAGTTTTACTTTTCCCTTGGTCTGTCCTTGAAAAACCTCTTCTTCAAATTCATTATAAACGTGGATAGTCTCTAGCAAAGAACCTTGCAGGGTTACATTAACAACATCCTTTGTATAATTATTAATATAAATATGAATATCTGGCATATTTTCATGAATCTTCACAATATCTGATATAATATTAAAACTTGGCTGTGCTATAGGGATTAATGCACCATTTTGTTTGACATTACCTTGCTCATCTTCTAAAACCACAGAATACCCATCTTCTCTTATATTAAGTGTAATAAAGGTGTCTTTAGAGGATTTTAAGCCTGTATAGAGCGCATCATTTACACCGGGTCCAACAAAACTATAATTATCTCCAGATGCGAGGACATCCCATAATTCCAACTTAAACGTACTGTTTGACTGCGGCTTTGGCTGAGAGGACTGTGCAGGTGTTTGTTCTTCTTTTCTTTCATCTATTGGTACAATTGGTTCTTCATTGACTCCTTCTGTATTTAAAAAGGCATCTTCAGCATTATTAAGGCTATTAAAAGTAGTCGTATAAATTTCATCTTCCGAGTGTTCTCCCGCTGACATCACCATAGAAAATTCAACTGTAGATGCAACCACACGCTTCATCTGGCTGCCATAACGCATCCATAGCCTTATGTTATTTTTATCTTTCTGTGGGCTATTATCAATCTTAAAAGAAGCAATATTTATAAGCTGATAAGAATTATTGAGATTTTGTATAAACATTCTCGTCTCACCATAAGTGGATGTATAGCTTAGCCTATACTTTTTATCTAAAAAATGACCTGCTTCATTTTGATAAACAGTCTCTTCTAACTTTTCTATCTTCACATCAACAAATTGATTGTTTTCTATAAGTCTGATAAACTCTATAAACTCCTTGGCAGCAGAAGTAGTTGTCGGTATACTGTTCTTGGCAGCATTTTTTTCAGCGTTTATTTGATCAAGCTCCTTCTGTAAAACCGGAAGTTTTTTTAAATTTTTCTCTTGAGCTGCGAGTTCTGCATATTTTAAAGCACTCTGACTTTGTAGTTCTATAATTTCTTCTGTTATTTTTTTTTGAAAAGTAAAAACATACATAGTCTGTGCAATAATGATCAGTACACCTATCCCTATAAATATGATATTCTTAAGTCGATTCATTCTAGCTCACCTCCTCTTGATTCTAGTTGTGCTTCTTCTGAGGAAGTGCTTGATGGCTTAGCTTCTTCTAGAATAGGTAGCGTGATGGTCAGGGTGTAGGGTCTTTGTGATTTTAAAAAACCCTGTTCGTCTTTCTGCCCCTCAGATATATCAAATTCTATTTGGGACTGCTTATAAATACTTTCTAGAATAACCACATAATTAAGTAAATCTTCTATTCTATCTGTTTTACCAGCGATACTCATTTTTTGCTCACTGCTTATTATCTCAAGACTATCAATGGTCATCCCCACTGGTAGCCGTGCTGTAAGGCTGTCTAATAATTCTGTATGAATGAAATCTTTTTGTTTCATTGTAGTATACTGCTGTGTCCAAATATTAAATTCTGTTTTGGCAGTTTCTAGTTGTTTAAGTATATCATTGACCTCTGAAAATTTCGCATCGCCTTTCATAAGTTCAAGTTCAAGCAGTACCTTTTGTTCGTACTTCTTAAGAGAAAGCGGCGGCATAACAACCGCGGCTATAAACACTAAACACTCTAACAAAATAAACGCTGCAGCTATAGCTATGTATCTCTTGACTTTTTGTGCTTGTATGTATTCTTTAGGTAATAAATTTATTCCCCGTGTTTTAGTTTTCATAACGCTCCCCCTAAATCCCATGAATAGCCCCCAGAATATTAACAAAAAATCTTCTGTATTCCTCAAATTCTAATCCTGGACCTTCAATCACATTACTAAATGTATTAAATACTTTTGTATCTATGTTCAGTGCATCTTGTATGTAGGTTTTAATCCCCTCTACATTTGCCCCGCCTCCAATTAAATAAACCTTACTAATAGGTCTGTTTTCAAAGCGGGAATAGTAAAACTGCAAAACACGCTCAAGTTCAGATAAAATATTATACTCTATTTGTGGTTTAATCAACTCTATCAAATACTCATCATATTCTTTTTTAGCATCTTTTGACATTTCTTGTTCTTCTGGACTTATAAAAGAACTGTCAATGGCTTCATGGATGACATCTACCCCAAATTCAATAATTCTTGTAAGTACAGCATGTCCTTGCGCAATGATCGTCACCGTTGTTGATTTACCCCCTATATCAATAACAAGGATATCTGCGTCTATAGCATCCACCATACGTTCCTGCTGCCCAAATACTTTCTCTAAAGCTTGTGAAGGAATACTGATTTGTATCGGCACCCACTTTAAACTCTCAATAAGATTAACCATCGGCAGCACAATACTATTTGGCGCAGCCACTAGCACAACTTCCTGTTTATCTTCTCCCTTTTCCTCAAATTCTCTTACGATTTTAAAATCAATTTGATATTGGGCAGTATCCACCGGCAAGTATTCCTCAGGTCGGATCGCAATAAGCTGTCTGATCACCTTTTCTGATTGTTTAGCCATTACTATGTTTCTAATGATAATCGCATTGCCTTGTATGAGTATAATAGCCTTTTTAGCTTTATATTTTTTCTGGCTTATTTCCTTGGCAATAGTCTGGTAAATTGGTTCAATATTATGCATAGTCCCATCAAGTATACAATTCTTAGGTGTCTCTAAAAGCGAGAATCGTTCTACTTTAAGGCTAGTCCCCTTTTTTATAACTTCTATCAGTTTAATGGTATTGTTACCTATTTCTATCCCTATCACACTTCCTAGCATTTGATTCCCTCTTTTCTTTGAAAATACTTATGGTGTAACTTCATATGCTATTTTATATTGTAGAGATTCGCTAAAAACATTTTGAACCTCTTGGAATATCTCCCCATCTCTTGTGATGGCAAGTATACATTCAAACTGCACAATAGATGCGTCTTTCTCTCTTATCACTTTTATCTGCTCGATCTTATCTGATATAAGTGACTCAGTAAAATTTGCTTTATAAAACAGACGGTATTTGCCCTGATCTTTTTCAGTAGAAGTATTTTCTCTTAATATAATCTGACGTTTGCCTTTTTTAGTCCCTGTACCAGATGCAGTGTTAAGATCTATTGTGACAAACTCTCCCTCAATTAGATCACTTGATTCAGAGGTTTTAGGATGCTCTGGCGGGCTAATCTTTTTATCACTCCCATCTACTGTCTTAACTGTTAGCGTGACCTCATCTGCCAGCCTTATTTCTTCTCTTATAAAGCTGGTTATTATCCTTGCTTGTTCACTTAAATCACTCTTATGATCAAACTTGATATACAGACTGTAAGTCTCTCCAAAAAAATGCCACAGACTTCCCATCAGTAGGGAGAATAATAAAAGGGCTACGATAACTTCTAAAACTGTGAAGCCTTTTTGATTAGGTGTTTTTTTCATCATTCTCCCTCCTTATTGAAGTATTGTTTTTTGTCATTCTTAGTATTCGATTTATAGGTGAAAAGGGCTTTCATGGCTTAGGGTAGAAGATTTCATATAGAAAACGATTAAATGAGTGTGCTTAGTAATCTTTATGATTTAGGTGGATTATTTTAAGGGCCGCTTGGCAGGCAGGAGATGTTTTTTGTCTTTCCCGCCTACCCACTGCCATACCCGAGTCAAGTCAAAAAACATCTCCTGCCTACCTCGCTATGCTCTATTATAAATAAGTTTATGGATAAGAAGATTTTCTCTATAAGCAATAAATTAAGTTGTAGGTATACTTGTTAAATCTAAAAAGCAGTCATAATTCTTGCCGCCATATTAAACCAAAAGTTGTTTATATAAAAACTGATTAAAATGTTATACTGAGTAATACTCTAATCATTTTCTATATAAATACCTCATAATAATTGCTTCATTAATCAATGCTATAATATCCTGTAACACCATTAAAAACAATTTTGGTTTCTGCTAGATCATAGGTCAATTTTATAGTAAGTTCTTCAATTTCTTGAGTTGAAAATTCATCAATCTTCAGCATAGAACCGTAGTTATCAAAATAGACAGTATGAATAACCTCTCTAAGAGGTACCTCTTCAGCAAATGTTTTTATATGTAATGCTTCCATAGTAATATGTATATTGTTTGAATTATCCTTATTTACTTTTCTTACTTGCCCGCTAGCTGTATCAAAAGACGGCGTTAATTCGTAACTATAATAATGACCTGACTCTAAGTCCTCAACCAACTCAAAACCATAAGACGAACTGCCCGTCATTTTCCCAGCAGTCATTGCACGCATTCTTTGAGTGGTAAGATCCAGGCACATCTCCTTAGCGAGTTTTCTAACCTCTTGCTTTCTTACCATTCCTACACTAGGAATAACTGCTATACCAATAATCCCTATAAGGATAACTATTATCATCATTTCTAAGACCGTAAATCCCTTGATGTCCTTTGCAAACATAGCCCCTCCTGATTTTAAAAGCCTATAAACCCTAAATACCACCCAATAATCCTATCTCCATAAAATAGTGCAAGAAGCGCCGCTATATTTAAAAATGGCCCAAATGGAAAAGGTTCACTTGCTTTTTTTCTATAGAATAACACAATGCCATAAAAAGACGCCAGTAAAGAAGCTATAAACATTGTAAAAAACAAAAGATTAACTGATAAATAAAGACCCAGCATCCCCATAAGCCTTACATCCCCAAAACCTAATCCTTCTTTTTTCAATAAAAGCTTTGCCCCATAAAAAAGCATCCCAAAAAGCCCATAACCCAATCCAGCTGCTAAAACAGCACTGCCTACAAGCATCATATCCTGATAAATCACTGCCTGCATGACTCTAAAAACAATACCAACACCTACGCCAAACATAATTATCTTCGTAGGCAGCAGCATATGATCTATATCAATCATTGTAAGCGTTACAAGTACTGCTGCAAAAACAGCATACATTATAGTTTCTATACTTAGCCCAAATTTCAAATACACTATGCCAAATAGCACGCCTGTCAATAGTTCAATAAGCATATAGCGACTGGCAATCTTATGCCCGCAATATCTGCATTTACCTTTTAGTATCAAAAAACTAATAACTGGTATGAGATCCATATATCCTAATGAATGATTACAATTCGTGCAGTGAGAACCTGGAAAAACAATACTTGTTTCTTTTGGTATACGATAGATGCATACATTTAGAAAACTTCCTATAATCATTCCAAATAATAAGATAAATAATATAGTCAATATACGTTTCTCCTTTAAAATAAGCAGACATCCTCCAGAATATCTGCTTATTTACATATTTTTTAATATCATACTTAAGTACTAGTGTCTATATATTATTTCACAACAATCCAGTCTTTATTAGAATCTTTAGCATCCATTTTTCCAGCTAAGGTCGCATAAACT
It contains:
- a CDS encoding PilW family protein — its product is MKKTPNQKGFTVLEVIVALLLFSLLMGSLWHFFGETYSLYIKFDHKSDLSEQARIITSFIREEIRLADEVTLTVKTVDGSDKKISPPEHPKTSESSDLIEGEFVTIDLNTASGTGTKKGKRQIILRENTSTEKDQGKYRLFYKANFTESLISDKIEQIKVIREKDASIVQFECILAITRDGEIFQEVQNVFSESLQYKIAYEVTP
- a CDS encoding type IV pilus modification PilV family protein, with protein sequence MLRKSDNSRGMSYVEVAVCLFIVSISILPISQAFVASVKMREEAESISQSTFYAENLLDEIKQQLEKDLIGVRKIETSYSNKANLYSLNEFFEVAAEDFNKKYPTDQYAYEAAIWNIKDIPEVEEKIVISADVLEKAVKFYTDETYQLGSDDLDKLPTFKLGKEHKNLFTDELFFKQFIPAYTETDARTTQIVDVGLLDLKMETGGVLLESSTSFTQLGQAVQFKKNSITTRVPSSQKGYTYTIEKSDTSLATTGTAIVILDIRSLNLGTLQPAVLKFINHTDFFINLKILMNEEDLGKFDNKIHLIISDNQGKKTTIERITALDREDDYLIAVIIRDKAPRLGLSGKIVKTMMDVYTFESPAY
- the pilM gene encoding type IV pilus assembly protein PilM, with the protein product MLGSVIGIEIGNNTIKLIEVIKKGTSLKVERFSLLETPKNCILDGTMHNIEPIYQTIAKEISQKKYKAKKAIILIQGNAIIIRNIVMAKQSEKVIRQLIAIRPEEYLPVDTAQYQIDFKIVREFEEKGEDKQEVVLVAAPNSIVLPMVNLIESLKWVPIQISIPSQALEKVFGQQERMVDAIDADILVIDIGGKSTTVTIIAQGHAVLTRIIEFGVDVIHEAIDSSFISPEEQEMSKDAKKEYDEYLIELIKPQIEYNILSELERVLQFYYSRFENRPISKVYLIGGGANVEGIKTYIQDALNIDTKVFNTFSNVIEGPGLEFEEYRRFFVNILGAIHGI
- a CDS encoding prepilin peptidase, whose amino-acid sequence is MTILFILLFGMIIGSFLNVCIYRIPKETSIVFPGSHCTNCNHSLGYMDLIPVISFLILKGKCRYCGHKIASRYMLIELLTGVLFGIVYLKFGLSIETIMYAVFAAVLVTLTMIDIDHMLLPTKIIMFGVGVGIVFRVMQAVIYQDMMLVGSAVLAAGLGYGLFGMLFYGAKLLLKKEGLGFGDVRLMGMLGLYLSVNLLFFTMFIASLLASFYGIVLFYRKKASEPFPFGPFLNIAALLALFYGDRIIGWYLGFIGF